The stretch of DNA TTTTTGATGACGTCATATGTGGTCCACAGTCAGTAATCAGAGAATACTTCTCAATTTGTAGACATTCAGGTGCTagttcagtattttatttagcacaaacatattctaaaatactaaaacagtTAGTAAGAGAtaactcaaattttttaataatactaaaacaagACGATACAAATTTACGACATATATTCAATGATCATTCGTCTACAGATATGGATTTCATTGAATTTCGGAAAATTTCCCATTTATGTTGGAATCATAGTGATTATGGGTTTatggttattgataaaactcGGGAAATGAATGAAGGAAGATATAGATGtggttttcatacttttattaaaataaaataaatgtaagtataaatataaatataaagtataattgaaattatatacattgtgttGTCAATAGTCATACGATACAGTtatattcacattattatttgaaatgattaaagaaaaagttttattggaaaatttaataacctcaaaaaaaaaatatataaaacgaaaaataatggaaatgaAACGTGGTATCATAGATTCCGACAACTATTTTTGTGAAGcatttaaaccaataatagAACCATTGAGCAACCAAACAGAAAAGAATACACAACCGGCTGATGAAATAAAACTGGAAACTTCAGACGTTagtgatgatgataatgataacgaattaaattcatcattttcaaattttttcaataaacgtCCTACATCAAAACGATATGATAAATCATAtggtatgtattatgataaagcCAGTGATCCATATAAAATAGGAGGCCACTTTGTAACTTTTAGTCATGGTAActtacagttatttaataaatactatccaTGGACTGAAGGACTATGGTCTTTACTATGTGAGAAAGAACCAAAAAATACAACTCTACAAGACATGGAATCTTATtacgacattttaaaaacttcacgAGCTCATTTAAAATCAGATGGGAAACCTAAAACCTCAAAGTTTCATAAATGGACGAATGTTGTAAAACCTCTATACGATAGAATGAAAAATGAGGAAAAGCAATTAAACGaagaaatagataaaattaataactcaagAACTCCTCGATTAAGTTTAGCACAAATTACAGATCATTTATCTAGATCTAACACTAAACGtagtaatattcataataatacaactataccAAATGATCCATTTGAATTTCGTCCAACAGCAAACAGTTCTATGACTACAGATCCaaagaatgaaaaaatgtttaattttactgcAACCCCAAAGGTTAAGAGAGGTTCTGGtttatataaagatgtaatacctcaaacacaattagtttattatgacGATCCGAATGAACTAGTAACTAGATTAAATCTTCTAACATCATCACAAAATGTTGGTAATACTGGTgtcaataatgaaattatatcaattttagaaGAATTACGCGagagaaatattatagtataatgacaATCTTAACCAGTTTAGCTGAGGAGTTGCATGGACCAGCGAGAAAAATATTCCTAGACGAAGTGTAGTAACACGGTTAAAGATGATCTCTGGCAAGCTGATTTAATAGACATGCAACCACATTCTAgacaaaataatggttttaaattcattttaattattatagatacatttacGATGTATGTGTGGGTAGAagcactaaaaaattaaacagcaAAGGAGTGTAcaaaaggtataataaaaatattaaaaaaaaatcaaccaaaattattacaaactgATAACGGAAcagaattttacaataatgaattTCAAAGTATAATGAATAAGTATCATATTAGACATTATTCAACATACAGCAGTATAAAGGCTGGTATGGTCGAACGCGttataagaacaataaaaaataaaatttacaaatattttacatcaacAGGTTCATGGAATtggataaattcaatttttaaattagtatataattataataatacaaaacattcaacaataaattgttcacCACACGAAGCTCATATCAACCCGGttacaataaaaagaaaaacattacaaattaatacatcaaataaacttaaatttaaaattaatgacaaagtaagaatatctaagtataaacataatttcagTAAAGGTTATACACCAAATTGGTCAACAGAAGTGTTcactatttctaaaattttaaatacagatcCATTAACTTATCAACTAAAAGatagttcaaataattaaatattaggctatttttatacacaagaattaaaaaaaaacattttttcccgACACCTTTCTCAttgaacgtattataaaaaaaaaaaaataaaaacaaattatatgttaaatggtTAGGTTTTAACAACAGTCATAATTCGTGGATTGATGTAAAcgatactttaaaatagtaaataaacgaaatgtatcaatcaatatttattattttaattgtataaaccattatttattattacaatgtttgaatctatttcatttttatgttaatttattttttaattgattaccgaatgttataattgaattaaatccGTTAATCTTTTTACTACCATATCCCTACTAATCTGCCAATCGATGTAAAACtttgtctaaaataaaatagagttCACTCAGATTTTCAATATCGAAATTTGGAATTATAGGTTTTGAACGAATATTCTAGGTTTGTTcattctgaaaaattaaatgttatactgtttagctaattgtttaaacatgcattttagtaataaaaataaaaataatgaataaataacgttttttgttttttttaaattgtatttatcctatattttattttattaatattattatttttattgaatactatatcaattttacataattaaaaaaaataaaataaactatttttttaaacgatagtGACCATATGCAATAGTATTAATACCATCACGcataataatctttttatcGTCATTCGCACTAAGAGCAATTTTATCTATAGATttagaataaacaaaatggtgttttgattgtataaaattcatagATTTACATTATTGTTGACTAGctgaattattgatatatgcatttaatatatttaaatattcgtcaAACTTCAtgtgattattaataacatattttttaacaccctTAGCTCTTTTTACTTcatctttatttgttttatatgcaTAGAGTTTAGGacgtaaagtaataaattctaataagatTTCAGATTTTAATTCGTCTTTAAAATAACCTGGTTGATTTTTTCTACGATCACTAGAACAATAGTGATTTTTCGGATATTTGAAGTATCaaagtaagaaaataattttcgttttatgtCATCGAAAAAGTTAGAAGTTCTTATTTCGTAAACTAACGAATCAGTATCTGAATacacaatgttaattttatttctatacaaatttttcattatattataatgaaaatcatacattattgACTTTGAAATATCCAATATTGCAAAACTACATAAATAggcttattaaatttatttgtttcctTATTCATATGAATGGCCATTagattttttgtgtatatagttcgatctttaaatgttgttttcgACATTAATCGATGTGCTTTTTTTTCGTTAGATACTAGAAACATTGACATACGTTTTCTTACATTTTCCATACATTTTCCATAGACACTAATCACTAACAGTTTCCAGAATTGTCGCTCAAACTCATTCCTTGACTTAACCCtcatatttgtacataaatttatatatggtGCCATCCAACGAGTTTGTGAGAAAGGCAAAATCCTATGaacttttttcacttttaatcCATTAACGATGGCCtgtttcaaatttctatagtgaactacataattaaatttcgattctaatgttgttaatagtttttttacttttgaattgGGAGGACATTTATTCTCAGGTAAAAATGGGAAATCATTATGATTGTCATGTAATTGTTTTGGATAAATAACATctacttctaaaatataaccatattCAGTATCATCTTCAATTTGTGTTATATCTATTGTCAAATCGTTACaccattcaaaatttttatgaggtaAAGCAGATAGCATTGATTTTCCATATAGATTTACACAGTCCAAGTAAGCTAACCACGTTACAGGTTTGTttgaatcataattaatattttgaatattaggaATGTTAGCTTTTACATGTCTTTTAACTGAATGACAAATTGAACCACTCATTTGAGAAACGACGTaagtcataaaaatgtaattcggagaaaacaagaaaaaacagCTTTTACGCTACAAGTGATACATGGTAGATAAACCGTGAGGTCTTATTGAAAGAACTCGGCTCAACTCGCCGATATaca from Aphis gossypii isolate Hap1 unplaced genomic scaffold, ASM2018417v2 Contig00648, whole genome shotgun sequence encodes:
- the LOC126554920 gene encoding uncharacterized protein LOC126554920, translated to MESYYDILKTSRAHLKSDGKPKTSKFHKWTNVVKPLYDRMKNEEKQLNEEIDKINNSRTPRLSLAQITDHLSRSNTKRSNIHNNTTIPNDPFEFRPTANSSMTTDPKNEKMFNFTATPKVKRGSGLYKDVIPQTQLVYYDDPNELKNYAREIL